atttccctctttatgcctgatcttgtcatggcctggcctcctcgtcctgtcttagctctgccattttGGGGAatagtctcctgaaatataatctttcgttgcctagattaaggtcccataagacctgtaaaaatacctatttctcggggagagtgtctctctctgttagggatgggaataggggcgtggtttctgtcatgtggtactccgatccaccctcttagatcttccatcctagggaagtcagtagggcTGTGTCttaaatctgtagtgtgcaggtgtcaAGGAAAAAGGTGTttagagtggtcaggcaggggggcttgcatcctagcggctggtgagtagcaggttggcatcctgataaccagttggaTCCGGTcccgctgcaactcatctgcttcatcctggctgggtcctgggtccttctggtcctctggtcctctgctcccctctgggcctctgctcctcccccgggtgtcgatggggtctttatccggtggtcttgaacttgatttcgtctggatcgtcctggtcaggcttgttgtttttttccactggtgtcgcatgggccctggattcgacatgactccaTGGCAGCAtccgtgctcttcattggctcctcagtctctgagccgggtgatgatggtgtccgatgctcctgtgNNNNNNNNNNNNNNNNNNNNNNNNNNNNNNNNNNNNNNNNNNNNNNNNNNNNNNNNNNNNNNNNNNNNNNNNNNNNNNNNNNNNNNNNNNNNNNNNNNNNNNNNNNNNNNNNNNNNNNNNNNNNNNNNNNNNNNNNNNNNNNNNNNNNNNNNNNNNNNNNNNNNNNNNNNNNNNNNNNNNNNNNNNNNNNNNNNNNNNNNNNNNNNNNNNNNNNNNNNNNNNNNNNNNNNNNNNNNNNNNNNNNNNNNNNNNNNNNNNNNNNNNNNNNNNNNNNNNNNNNNNNNNNNNNNNNNNNNNNNNNNNNNNNNNNNNNNNNNNNNNNNNNNNNNNNNNNNNNNNNNNNNNNNNNNNNNNNNNNNNNNNNNNNNNNNNNNNNNNNNNNNNNNNNNNNNNNNNNNNNNNNNNNNNNNNNNNNNNNNNNNNNNNNNNNNNNNNNNNNNNNNNNNNNNNNNNNNNNNNNNNNNNNNNNNNNNNNNNNNNNNNNNNNNNNNNNNNNNNNNNNNNNNNNNNNNNNNNNNNNNNNNNNNNNNNNNNNNNNNNNNNNNNNNNNNNNNNNNNNNNNNNNNNNNNNNNNNNNNNNNNNNNNNNNNNNNNNNNNNNNNNNNNNNNNNNNNNNNNNNNNNNNNNNNNNNNNNNNNNNNNNNNNNNNNNNNNNNNNNNNNNNNNNNNNNNNNNNNNNNNNNNNNNNNNNNNNNNNNNNNNNNNNNNNNNNNNNNNNNNNNNNNNNNNNNNNNNNNNNNNNNNNNNNNNNNNNNNNNNNNNNNNNNNNNNNNNNNNNNNNNNNNNNNNNNNNNNNNNNNNNNNNNNNNNNNNNNNNNNNNNNNNNNNNNNNNNNNNNNNNNNNNNNNNNNNNNNNNNNNNNNNNNNNNNNNNNNNNNNNNNNNNNNNNNNNNNNNNNNNNNNNNNNNNNNNNNNNNNNNNNNNNNNNNNNNNNNNNNNNNNNNNNNNNNNNNNNNNNNNNNNNNNNNNNNNNNNNNNNNNNNNNNNNNNNNNNNNNNNNACTTCTACGTTAcgtctataagcgttttattcagaaatcaggatacaagtagacatcatgcatggacccttctccagagctctgaccagtggCCTCAGCCCTGGAGGAAAAAAGACGACCACTTAGAGtgtgcggccattttaaatagccgaaaggaacagttctgattcgtcaggagataagggggcggtgtcttctcattggttcttgttgccagctcccgcctctgccgctccttcattggttcttctcgtctgccaatgagttcacatgttgtgaaaaggtgggggaaggGGCCTTGTCTGTGCAGGGATGGGTCTGGGTCTTCTCCGAAGGCTGTCTATTTCAAAAGGGGAGGGGGGCCtcttcccatgtgtgtgtgtgtcagagaaagGTCAGTGAGTggcctcgagtgtctaaaaggagaataatggccacatctggacccttcgttatctctgagagtatagagagctctttgtatgtgatcccctccggaatgtgtggatgtactgaagacctgtgctaaccagctagctccagtgttcaccacaatattcaacctctccctggctgagtccgtggtccccgcctgcttcaagagatccactattgtccctgtgcccaagaatgcttctccagcatgtatgaatgactaccgaccggtggccctcacctcggtggtcatgaaatgctttgagaggctgataaaggactacatctgcgccttcctcccttcctccatggacccgctgcagtttgcttatcgcccaaacagatccacggatgatgctgtctcccaggtactgcacaccacactctctcatctggacagccagagggggggctatgtgagactgctgttcattgattatagttcagctttcaacaccatagccccctccagactggccggcaagctgattgagctgggactgaacacccctgtgtgcttggatcctggacttcctgaccgccaggccacaggtggtcagggtgggcagacacaccaccaaatccctcaccctgaacacaggatccccaggttgcgcctcagcccctactgtactccccgtacacacatgactgtgtggccaggttcagctccaacaccatcatcaagtttggatgacacagtggtggtgggcctgatctccacaacgacgagaaggcctacctggaggaagttgctgatctgtcacctggtgccaggacaacagcctcatcatgaatgtcaccaaaactaaggagctgattgtggactttaggagggtacaacaacagaggacgtactcaccactggggattaatgggagtactgtggagagggtgagcgggaataaatacctgggagtccacatcaccgaggatctgacatggtcaacaaacacagagactctggtgagaaaggcaaggcagagcctctaccacctctggcagctgaggaaattaaaAGCTTCCCAGAgggtccttcagtccttctactctggagctgtagagagcgcctgacaggaagcatcacagcctggtttggcaactgctcccaGGACAGGAAGGTTGCAGAGAGTAGTCTGCTGACCCACTATTGGAACCacaccccaccctgcaggacttgtacaccaggaggtgcagaaccagagccgcaggatcatgaaggatcctcaccaccccaacaacagactgtttcagctgcttgtcaggcaggcgcccgtagtcacgtttgcaagaacagagagactgagacggagtttcttccaggccatcaggattgtgaactcgaCCTCACCAGgccccccacatagacccacacaactgcttaggaaaccacacacacacacacacacacacacacaactgtaaatattgtgttgttttatttgtaaataggaTTTTTGCCCCTTCACATTCCTGCTGACATTGCCCACAaaactgcacaccctgtgtgtgtatgtgacaaataaaacatcttgaatgaatcttgaatcttgaagggAGGactcactgttatctttctttagatcagctcagaccaGATTGTTGCTGGAGATTTAAtttattcagtgttttccacttacataatctatatgcaaacaatacttgGGGGGAGGGGTCCATCTGACCACGACCTCCCCCACACCCTTTTGTAtggccccactgactgactgtaaAGGGAAACATCttcttcattccttccttcccgcccttcctcttcctcctcccccctcttcttcccccctcctcccccctttgcgttgattgttgtttgtcatgtccaaatgttgcaccttccaccaaaaattcctcgtttgtttgtgaaaacattcattctttggcaataaacctgtttctgattctgattctgattctgatactaagctatgctaaactataatatatattctttaacagcAGTGAATACTGATATTCTCTTGCTGAGACAAAAACGCTTCACCCAGAAGAACAGACAAAAAGATGAGCTCTTCATGTGAGTCTGCTTCAAGCACAATACAAGTGGAATTGCTATAGAATGGAAAGGTAAATCTTTAAGGCCCAATTCTATTCAGGCCAGTGTTTTCTTCTATTAGCATATAATAATGTAACGATGCAACACTAACTCTAGTTTTACCATTAGATGCTGCTGCTACTTTAAAACATCTCAGTGAGCCGCCATCTGTCCTGGATCACGTAAGACAGATCAAGTAGTGGGCAATAGACACATCTATGTTCCTTTTCAGCGTAGGTCTTTTTTGTTTCAATACATATCTTATGATTCAATTCATTCATGTTTTCCCTGGGTTTTGTAAGAGGACACCAGAGGGCGGTCCACAGCCTGTCAGTGACCCTCCCACCCATTGTATCAGAGCAGCTTGATTTCTGAGGTACAATCgggagtcagaccaccacatgATAAACTCAACCATTCGTGCAGTATATAAAGATCAAATTTATTCTGACGCAACACATATTTATAGTACTTAGTGGCACTTTAGCAAACTTGCTGAACTACAAATGCATATCATGGTCAAATAAAAAAGCCACATCATATAATCACACATGCTAGATATAGGACTCACCTGCATTGTAgaatgaaaaacatatttttatgatacttgaaataaaaatgcagAAGTCACCATCAAAATCTTTATTCACAGTAATATAAAACTAATGATTCTATGAAGAAAATACTGTTGATTGAAAAAAACTTTATGAACAAGTTTATACAAGACAAGCTTTTGgcaccccccccctttttgggggggtttttttttggggggggccccccccaaaaaaaagggggggggggggttttttttttttttttttaattttttaaaatttttccccccctttttttaaaaaaaaaatttaaacccccaaaaaaaaaccaaaaaaaaaaagttcaaaaaacaaaaaagaatttTTTCAGGGCCCCTTAACCCCAATTCaaaattgggaaaaaaaaaaaaggggtttttttaaaaaattttttttttcttttaaaaaaaagggggcccccccaaaaaaaaaaatttttttttttaaaaaaattaaaaccccttttttttttttgggcccgggccttttccccccccttttttaaaaaaaattttcctttttttcccccttttgaaAGGGCCCCGAATAAAATTTccgttaaattttttaaaaggccaaaaaatttttttttaaaaaaaaaaaaaaaaatttcccaaaaaatttaaaaaaagggtccaaaaaaatttggaaaaaatttttaaaaaaggggggggccttttttaaaatttttaaaaaatttttaaaacccccaaaaaaaaaaaaaaaatttttttccccccccggggcccccccccaaaaaaaaaaaaaataaagatacatttaataagtgtattgttttattgttgtaaGTTGCATCAGTAGGAATCCAAACAGTATACAGCTGTGTTTTGCATTATAATTGTAAATAGTATAAATATAATGTGGTTTATACTCTTTGACATGTGATTTAATCATCTATTgactgtatatattcatatttatgttcATCTCAGCTGTAGAGAAACCTAAACACAAGCAGTGAATGCTGATATTCTCTTGCTGACACAAAAACGCTTCACCCAGAATAACAGACAAAAAGATGAGCTCTTCATGTGAGTCTGCTTCAAGCACAATAAAAGTGGAATTGTTAAAGAATGGAAAATCTTTAAGGCCCAATCTTATTCAGGCCAGTGTTTTCTTCTATTAGCATATAATAATGGAACGATGCAACACTAACTCTAGTTTTACCATTAGATGCTGCTGCTACTTCAAAACATGATCTCAGTGAGCCGCCATCTGTCCTGGATCACGTAAGACAGATCAAGTAGTGGGCAATAGACACATCTATGTTCCTTTTCAGCGCAGGTCTTTTTTGTTTCAATACATATCTTATGATTCAATTCATTAATTTGATTTGGTTTCCCTGGATTTTGTAAGAGGACACCAGAGGGCGGTCCACAGCCTGTCAGTGACCCTCCCACATATTGTGTCAGAGCAGCCGGAGTTCTGAGGTACAATCgggagtcagaccaccacaggATAAACTCAACAACCATTCTTCAGGTATAAAAAGATCAAATTTATACTGACGCAACACACCTTTATGTTACTAATTCGTGACACTTTAATACTATGTGGTCCAGTCCCAGGCCCTGGAGGAATATCCAGTGATATGTGAGTACTGTGGAGAAGAGGCCCAGCCATCCTTGGATCTAACATGGGCATGGGCGCCTGAGGTGAGGAAGCAAGTTCCTATACGAAAACAAATGACCCAAATACACACACGACGCACTGCTGACCTGCTTGCATCCTATTTTGTGTTCGTCTTAGACGCCATTCTTCTGCTGCGCCCAGTGGGAGCGGCTGTGTATGATGCTGGTGACGCAGAGACGGGAGATGGAGAAGACATATGCCCTGAAGACTCGTTTTCCATCATCACCGAGGGACATGACAGACGAGCTTTTCTTAAAAGACCAGGAGATGGAGGATCACAACAAGTGTGCCATGGATTTACAGAGGAGACTTAGGTACACATTTTCatcttaaaatgtattttaccaACACACAGAAGCCAGAATACAGTCCAATGATAATCAAACAGTAAACTCAAGAGCGATGtaatctgtattctttattaGGAAACAGTCAGACATGAGAATCCAATTCCCGGTTGCAGTACCCTGTGAGTACCAGCTCAGTGGGCGACCTCCACATTGACAGCTTTAAATCTGTTGGGTCatgataaacaaacacaaactggaACACGGTTTTGCGAAAGGTATCTATGTTACTTGAAATAGCTCTGTGGGACTGATAGCCTTTTATTTTGCGCTATTGTTTAGTTCTCCCAAAATCCAGACGCTTCCGGCTgcacaaagaggaagaggagaaggtggTGTTGCCTTGTTGTGACCACCAGACACTTTCATTCGGCATATGTCATCATCAGGTAGCCACAGATCCCTGTCCTGTCTTCTTCTGTGAAAGTCAGTCCTCAGGATACCTtaccttaaagggccagtgcgtaggatttagtaaatataaaataaaatattttaaataatcatATCTTTGTATAGGGGTCTATATAGGAGTCTACAAATGTATATTAATCTATGCACACTAATACAATGTATAAAACCCTACAATAGCTGTTTGAAACAAATGTaagcatttttctttttgtaaatcaGATACATATTTAGGATTAGAAACAGTTATGGTTGTTGAAGGGTTACAACAGAGACCAACATACTGTGTCCTCCTGATTTCGAGGCTCTACAGGGCAGGCATCCTGCATTCCCCATGTGCAGTAGACTCACTGTCTCTCAGCCACCTTTTGTAATGGAGGCTTTCTCTTGTGGAATTTGTGGTGAACATTTTCTGACATTGTTTAACCTTATGTGTTCACAGCAGGAGGCGGAACTCCGACAAAAGTATTACTCCAATGGCATGACCTTTCTGACAGTGTTCCCCGATGGCTCTGCCAAGCTCTTGTAACCGCTCACAATGTAACGTCTGGAGATTGTTATGACGTTAATAACTTTTCAGTGACCAGGAGTGTGTTCGAGTGTATGTGCAATGTACTCTATCGTGGGCGTTCCCATCCTTATCGTCGTGGTAACAGCTATCCCTCAGGTCTCTTGGCTCTCTTGGTCGTGGTCACAGAGAAAAATGGAAGAGTCTGCATTGTGTACGATGACAGCGACGCCTCCAACCAACCAATGAGAGCCCTGTTCCTGTCTAACGGCAGGGCCACATGTTATCACAGTAACAGAAACACATGGTACAAAGAAAAgtgtttctttatatatatcatgcatccatttaaaatgttcagaattTGTATTATATTGGTAATACATTTTTCATTAGATAATCTTTAGGTAAATATACATTAGGCAAATTGTTTCTATACTAATGGATACATCTAAAGTATGGTTTAACTAATATGTGATGATTgcatgcatgtgttgatgttgcAGGCTGTCCTTAAACAGTTCAGGTGGTCAGTGTTTGGATGAGGAGGGGTCCCGGGTTCGGCGGTGGAGCTGGAGCAGCCTCACTCCCCTGCAGCCCGTCTTCATGTCCCTCAATAAATCTGTTGGGGTCCGAGTCCTCGGGAGGGAACACGTGTTTGTCTCCTTCCTAGCAAGAGGTCAACAGGCAAAGTTCAATGTGGGTGACTGCTGCGTTCAGGTGAAGCAgttggctcttttttttttaaccatcttCCATGTTTTCTGTCTACATGTCTATCTTGCATTTGACACCGTTACCAGATCAGCGTGaaaacatgacatttgttttcccCTCCAGAATGAATGTAAAACAGTTTGGGCTGCTCCTCCAGGACCATTGAAGGAGGACCTGTTTGTGAAGGCAGCCAGGATTAGGATCCAGCTGCTCCTTCAGAACATGCACCAGATCCTGCTGACGCCATCATGTGCCCGGCTGCCGAAGACCAAGCTAGCTGCTCAGCGCCGTGCCGAGGCCCAGAAGCTTCTGGAAGTCACTGCTGATGtgatgatggaggagagtgAAAGAGACTTCATACATAGGTGCCTTCACAGTTGTCTTTGATGTACCATAATAAAGtacaaatactttttttttaaacacaccgaATGCCTCAATAGTGAATCTGGGTTATTCACAAATAAAGGGCTCAAATATTATTTGTgtgcaaacaaaaacaattctaACTCACAAAATCCTAACTCACTCTCAGGAATATCCCAAATCCAACAAGTGTGCATGGCCCTATGGCATAGGGCCATGCACACTTGCACTGGCGGGAGTTGAACGGCACCACTTTGAAACGCTTCTTCTCAAATTAATTTcgtagtatagtatgccaaaatatgtaaaaataaaagtcatagtatgccaaaatatgtcaaaaaataaaagtcatagtatagtttgccaaaatatgtcaaaataaaggtcatagtatagtatgccaaaatatgtcaaaataaaagtcatagtatagtatgccaaaatatgtcaaaataaaggtcatagtatagtatgccaagatatgtaaaaataaaagtcatagtatagtatgccaaaatatgtcaaaataaaagttaaagtttagtttgccaaaatatgtcaaaataaaggtcatagtatagtatgccaaaatatgtcaaaaataaaagtcatagtatagtatgccaaaatatgtcaaaaataagtcatattttgtatgccaaaatatgtcaaaataaaggttgtagtatagtatgccaaaatatgtcaaaataaaagtcatagtatagtatgccaaaatatgtcaaaataaaggtcatagtatagtatgccaaaatatgtcaaaataaaggtcatagtatagtatgccaaaatatgtcaaaataaaagtcatagtatagtatgccaaaatatgtcaaaaataaaggtcatagtatagtatgccaaaatatgtcaaaataaaagtcatagtatgccaaaatatgtaaaaataaaggtagtatagtatgccaaaatatgtcaaaataaaagtatagtatgccaaaatatgtcaaaataaaggttgtagtatagtatgccaaaatatgtcaaaataaaagtcatagtatagtatgccaaaataagtcatagtatagtatgccaaaatatgtcaggATAAGtcagtttagtatgccaaaatatgtcaaaaataaaagccatagtatagtatgccaaaataagtcatagtatagtatgccaaaatatgtaaaaatagaGGTCATAGTATGGGGACAGATCACTCAATTGCAATTGACATCCGATTGGCTACAGATTGGTCTATGATGGAAAAACGCATTTGCGGCTCGAGCCACGGTAGCGGTCTCAAAAACCTGTGCAAAATGTCTAGCGATCCGCTAAAATAGTAATTTATTTaagtgtgcatttgtaaattcaTTTTGTGGATCTGTTTGTATTCGCAATTATTGACCGATCTGACACTAGTACGACACGATGCAGTTATCATACATTGTACTCACTTAATCCATTTTGTGTCTTCTAAACAAATCACTGAAGTTTCTCGTCTTCCTAATAGCATTAGGTTGAGCCGATGGCTGAAAGATGTGCATCGACTCAAGTAGGCCATCTGCTTTACATGAAAATAAGCCATATCTCTTGAGCCATTCAGATTCCCTACTTTTCGTAACTCAAAACAGTCACATTATTCACCAACTAGTCGCCTCATCTCTGTTTAGGAAACCATTTGACCCAGCCTTAGTTAAGGAGCAGtgcgctgcagtgaagcgccaggcgtcttgctcaaggacactttaatACTCAAACTACGGGGCGAGCGGTGGTGAaaccggctaccttgtggttacaggaCGACCACAGCGGCATCTCAAACCTCCACACGACAGCCTCACAGGAGAAAAGTTacaatatgtttttattaatcttcTCCCTTCCTTCAATTTatgcaaatataaaaacaattattcagaaatcacacaaagacacaataaCCAATGTTATTTTCACAACAGTGAAGACGGATTAGGAGTATTGAATTTTTTCTAGATGGTTTAGAACAATAAACTTAAGATTCGACATGTGGCTCAGTGgtataacttcttttttttaaacaattttatTAAATTCACATAGATCAATTTAAGTTAAAGACTATAAGTATCAATTTGAAATCTTTCTTGATGCGACCATAGATGAAATCTGCAGTCGTATGAACAGTACAGGAAAATGACAAAAGAATGTCCGGCACGGTTGCCATGGATCCCGCTCTGGCGTCAGGGGCGGGACGTCTCCAAGGGGCATGGTGAAGATTGATGGGGCATCCAGTCTGTGCTAGCAGTCTTCCTGCCTTCAGCGCAGACCTTCATAAACATCCCTTCACAGCCCAGTGAGAAACCCACCTCAAAACCTAGATGGGACGAGAGGGAAATCCAATGAAATGAGCCAATGTGTCTTACAAGTAAGGAAAGCCCAAGATCAGCAACAGACTGGTTACCAACACGGCTGGACTTACATGGAGGGGCTTTTAGCTACAGCCAGGATATGACAAGTAGGGTTAGGAGTGGTGGTGAGTTGCTGTGTTCATGTGAACGTTCATCTTCATCTCGTTATCCAGGATTTGCACAAGCTGCTGCATGGAGGGCAGCTGACCAGACTCGAGCTTCGACCACACTGGCACATCTatttgagaagaaaagaaaataataatgccACTTCATTGTAATCCACTGCATTTTGCCCCAACAATAAACACTGTAATGTTTAAGAATCAATCTGAAGCATTGGGTTCACTCAATAAGCCGGTGCTGTAAATCACAAACTCACCATTTAATGTGATCTCAAAAGCTCCTGTCGACATTAACTGGTTTTCAATCATATTGCTAAGGAAGAACACCATCATGCAGGCATATATCTGGAATAAGCAGAAGAAGACAAGTTGAATTGATGCGCCATTGACAGGTACATTAGAAGCCGTTTTAGGACACTGGAGTGATGGGCAACAAATAGATAGTGACTTGAAAAAATGTTTGGCGATTAACCACAACAAACGCCTAACAGTTTGTTAGCATTGCAACAAGTGGTTTTTGTATGCGAGGCACATCCGATACAGCCTAGTCTTTCTGGAATAAATTGATCACTATATGGAGATCTTTTAGTTTTCCTCATGTCTAATTTACCGTCTAATTGACATTGTAAATGTATTACATCTATATAAAGTAATGAaactgtatatttaaaatgcaATAAGTGCAAGATTGTTTTATTTGCAAATATCTGGTGTTGGCAGTCATTCTTTCTCAGCCTTTGGCAGGTCTGTAACCCTGGGGATAACAGACCCAAGCCAAACACGACGTAAGGAAGACCCTGAATGGGCTCGAACTCACTGCTGCACATGAGAATTACACCACCAATTCTCCCAGACGATCTGACCTTAAACGGATCCTATAGTTCCGGTGAACCTCACCTTATTTCCCTGGCCCCACTCCCAGATGCCTGGGGCTTGCATGCCAAAGAGGGCGAATGGATCCTTGCCGATAATAATCAGCCCGAGCACCAGCAGTTTGAACACCGACAGGAAGGAAGCAAAATGTCTACGGAAATAAAACAAGAAACCGTCTTAATACAATTGAGACATAAATGAATGTTAGAGATATCACAATCATCCAGATAGATACGGGCTGCATTTATACAAATAAAGCTCCCTTGTGTAGAACAAACAGGAAAATAGCATCAAGCGTGGAGCACTGGCTTCCTGATACCCATTATTACCATCTATTTCAACAGTGATTCATATGTTATGAGATACATTTCCTCTGGATAATCTTGAAC
This portion of the Pseudoliparis swirei isolate HS2019 ecotype Mariana Trench chromosome 8, NWPU_hadal_v1, whole genome shotgun sequence genome encodes:
- the LOC130198428 gene encoding uncharacterized protein LOC130198428, coding for MISRTPEGGPQPVSDPPTYCVRAAGVLRYNRESDHHRINSTTILQSQALEEYPVICEYCGEEAQPSLDLTWAWAPETPFFCCAQWERLCMMLVTQRREMEKTYALKTRFPSSPRDMTDELFLKDQEMEDHNKCAMDLQRRLRKQSDMRIQFPVAPFILRYCLVLPKSRRFRLHKEEEEKVVLPCCDHQTLSFGICHHQEAELRQKYYSNGMTFLTVFPDGSAKLFYPSGLLALLVVVTEKNGRVCIVYDDSDASNQPMRALFLSNGRATCYHSNRNTWLSLNSSGGQCLDEEGSRVRRWSWSSLTPLQPVFMSLNKSVGVRVLGREHVFVSFLARGQQAKFNVGDCCVQNECKTVWAAPPGPLKEDLFVKAARIRIQLLLQNMHQILLTPSCARLPKTKLAAQRRAEAQKLLEVTADVMMEESERDFIHRCLHSCL
- the selenot1a gene encoding thioredoxin reductase-like selenoprotein T1a, with translation MKWLRFSLLVLGLFSLCCAASGDGSGVKKMKMQFATGPLLKFQICVSUGYKRVFEEYMQALYQRYPDIRIEQDDYLPIPLYRHFASFLSVFKLLVLGLIIIGKDPFALFGMQAPGIWEWGQGNKIYACMMVFFLSNMIENQLMSTGAFEITLNDVPVWSKLESGQLPSMQQLVQILDNEMKMNVHMNTATHHHS